The following are from one region of the Abiotrophia defectiva ATCC 49176 genome:
- a CDS encoding molecular chaperone HscC yields the protein MTVIGIDLGTTNSLAVAYSDGQVRMIPNSFGEYLTPSVVYYDGSEIQVGKIAREKLVTHPQDTAQLFKLHMGANRQITLSKRAFQPEELSACVLKQLVADAEAFLGQTVTELVISVPAYFNAEQRQATKKAGELLGLKVERLINEPSAAAIACHEADEFETFVVFDFGGGTLDVSVVDCFENVISIAAIAGDNHLGGSDFDRLIAQYVCRKAGTNFEALNRRTRNSLLLAAERVKKQLSEFESVNMQVQLEGKSHEYKITNELLAEISQPLFKRMREVIRKAIVESKFGAGELDRLILVGGSSYMPVVNDYLKRLLNLPVVSGQKMDELVALGLGQYIGIKTRAQEVKDLVVTDICPFSLSTSVHNYVDEDKDLSDVLIARNSVLPSSKTQIYSPVRKDQPTIRFKVYQGEAMYAKDNLFLGSVQLPVPSNVDDQSFAVTYSYDINSILYVEIKTVATDEVKTYKLGPNKSLVAVDATDTAHKEIKELALQLASQPERDALFERALRLYQELSLEQQQDLQLTLMRFSRLFARYQNNLLKKRQLLDSTNDYLDHLEWGLDAGMGDIFRDVESDWDQDSDWDQELEAELDRTVMEFLNEDSETEEGEDAHG from the coding sequence GCCTATAGTGACGGGCAAGTTCGCATGATTCCCAATAGTTTTGGGGAATATCTGACCCCTAGCGTGGTCTACTACGACGGGTCGGAAATCCAAGTCGGCAAGATTGCCCGGGAGAAATTAGTGACCCATCCCCAAGACACCGCCCAACTCTTCAAGCTCCATATGGGGGCCAACCGCCAAATTACCCTATCCAAACGAGCCTTCCAGCCGGAAGAATTGTCAGCCTGTGTCCTCAAGCAGTTGGTGGCAGACGCCGAGGCCTTTCTAGGTCAGACGGTAACCGAGCTGGTTATTAGTGTGCCGGCTTACTTCAACGCGGAGCAACGCCAAGCCACTAAGAAGGCGGGCGAATTGCTAGGTCTCAAGGTAGAACGTCTCATTAATGAGCCGTCTGCAGCAGCCATTGCCTGTCACGAGGCAGATGAATTCGAGACCTTCGTGGTCTTCGACTTTGGGGGCGGGACCCTGGACGTGTCCGTGGTGGACTGCTTCGAAAATGTCATCTCCATTGCGGCTATTGCCGGGGATAACCACCTAGGCGGTAGCGACTTCGACCGATTGATTGCCCAATATGTTTGCCGCAAGGCTGGGACTAATTTTGAGGCTCTCAACCGCCGGACCCGCAACTCTTTGCTCTTGGCGGCAGAGCGGGTTAAGAAGCAATTGTCTGAATTTGAGTCAGTCAATATGCAGGTCCAACTGGAAGGCAAGTCCCATGAATATAAGATTACCAATGAATTATTGGCTGAAATCAGCCAGCCCCTCTTCAAACGCATGCGGGAAGTTATCCGCAAGGCCATTGTGGAAAGTAAGTTTGGCGCGGGCGAACTAGACCGCCTGATCTTGGTTGGGGGTTCTTCCTACATGCCAGTGGTCAATGACTACCTCAAGCGCCTACTTAACCTGCCAGTCGTTAGCGGTCAGAAGATGGACGAGTTAGTGGCCCTAGGTTTAGGTCAGTATATCGGTATCAAGACCCGGGCCCAAGAGGTTAAGGACTTGGTGGTGACCGACATTTGTCCTTTCTCCCTGTCTACTTCGGTTCACAACTATGTGGATGAGGACAAGGATTTGTCCGACGTCCTGATTGCGCGTAACTCCGTTCTGCCTAGCAGCAAGACCCAGATTTATTCGCCAGTCCGTAAGGATCAGCCAACTATTCGTTTCAAGGTCTACCAGGGGGAAGCCATGTATGCCAAGGACAATCTCTTCCTGGGCTCGGTTCAGTTGCCAGTGCCTAGCAATGTTGACGACCAGTCCTTTGCGGTCACTTATTCCTATGACATCAACTCTATCCTCTATGTGGAAATCAAGACCGTGGCCACCGACGAAGTCAAGACCTACAAGCTGGGCCCTAACAAGAGCCTGGTAGCGGTGGATGCCACTGATACCGCCCATAAGGAAATCAAGGAGCTAGCCCTACAATTGGCTAGCCAACCAGAGCGGGATGCCCTCTTTGAACGGGCCCTGCGTCTCTACCAAGAGTTGAGCTTGGAGCAACAGCAAGACTTACAACTGACTCTGATGCGCTTCTCCCGTCTCTTTGCCCGTTATCAGAACAACCTGCTTAAGAAGCGGCAGCTGCTGGATTCAACCAATGACTACCTAGACCACCTAGAGTGGGGCTTGGATGCCGGCATGGGCGATATCTTCCGGGATGTGGAGTCTGACTGGGATCAAGATTCGGATTGGGACCAAGAATTAGAAGCCGAGCTAGACCGGACCGTCATGGAATTCCTAAATGAGGATAGTGAAACTGAGGAAGGGGAGGATGCCCATGGCTAA
- a CDS encoding DUF308 domain-containing protein, protein MVFFYLISGLFLWNHPLNTLATFSIMFGITQLSAAIALLTYSLYKKAKPIPWGNILVSIGIGLSMFLIPFVSLTVILWIFVFSFLSMSIFYLQSLFRNRHKKWHMIQIALAILGIIYSFIMLLNPIAGVATMAKILAFGVITNGLSYIFSPNEN, encoded by the coding sequence TTGGTATTTTTTTACTTAATCTCGGGATTATTTTTATGGAATCACCCTTTAAATACACTTGCAACCTTTTCAATTATGTTCGGGATAACACAATTATCAGCTGCTATTGCACTCTTAACTTATAGCTTATATAAAAAAGCAAAACCAATCCCTTGGGGAAATATATTAGTATCCATTGGAATTGGACTAAGTATGTTCTTAATACCATTTGTTTCGTTAACAGTTATTTTATGGATATTTGTTTTTAGTTTTTTAAGTATGTCAATATTTTATCTTCAAAGCCTATTTAGAAACAGGCACAAAAAATGGCATATGATACAGATAGCTCTAGCAATTTTAGGTATCATCTATTCTTTTATTATGTTATTAAACCCTATTGCAGGGGTTGCAACTATGGCTAAAATACTAGCATTTGGAGTTATAACAAACGGTTTATCATATATTTTTTCACCAAATGAAAATTAA
- a CDS encoding DnaJ domain-containing protein, with amino-acid sequence MAKTPWQVLGLSGPTADKKAIKRAYAQQVKLYHPEEHPEEFQALQAAYQEALKRATELAAQESRGAGADFAGGRPAASVPRPDSQPSDASDQSASNGPSATSKVGSQPAHASEQSKAKPSDQGPAQSADQKPNQSSGQKPGQSPGPSGQTKSQWQAPKQAEPSSETSLDWSDANQGPGDSTSSQTLSWSAPQDQEPASQAHLSWQDQPEDSRQSGSLNWQDQPEDSRQSGSLNWQDLAEEGRQSGNLSWQDQAEEGRQSGKLSWDDSQSDSSLGDLDELEADDPIFSELEEPEQGLFRQEELEQDPEPADYQPSMDFNLDYQVDIQQLLAPLRGFLDDQDLEGLMTNQALMAQIRQHHQEEELDRALTRLVLTQNRRKRKRVKQLAQQYGLTHLLKKSKQGFRLPYWPMWRLVLAGLAFLLAALFGRFNGSGPSHPIPPRKPAVDVGKLAVISYDPISIPSFSLDLSGLDQMGESGRLEGPEGNQSLWIGEEERLTGIKQAWSLTRSATLYQTQSGYALHLRAKDKLIDFKDYQAMRQVTAFNDQGTQKTALIGQDKSSQQWYLVDLSSGQVLAVISGTAPESGDTSIGVHYSQQGDLVKAKWERLPQ; translated from the coding sequence ATGGCTAAGACGCCCTGGCAAGTCTTAGGGCTAAGCGGGCCAACTGCGGATAAGAAAGCCATTAAGCGGGCCTATGCCCAACAAGTTAAGCTCTACCATCCAGAGGAGCATCCGGAAGAATTCCAGGCCCTGCAGGCAGCCTATCAAGAGGCGCTCAAGCGGGCGACCGAGCTAGCGGCCCAAGAAAGCAGGGGGGCGGGGGCGGATTTTGCGGGTGGCAGGCCGGCAGCCAGTGTCCCTAGACCTGACAGTCAGCCTTCTGACGCTAGCGACCAGTCAGCAAGCAATGGCCCAAGCGCCACTAGCAAAGTCGGTAGCCAACCTGCTCATGCCAGCGAGCAGTCTAAGGCCAAACCGTCAGATCAGGGGCCAGCCCAGTCGGCTGACCAAAAGCCTAACCAGTCGTCCGGCCAAAAGCCTGGCCAGTCGCCCGGCCCAAGTGGCCAGACCAAGTCCCAGTGGCAAGCACCTAAGCAAGCGGAGCCTAGCTCTGAAACCAGCTTAGATTGGTCGGATGCCAATCAGGGGCCTGGGGACAGTACCAGCAGCCAGACTCTGTCCTGGTCAGCACCGCAAGACCAGGAGCCAGCCAGCCAGGCTCATTTAAGCTGGCAGGACCAGCCAGAGGACAGTCGCCAGTCGGGTAGCCTTAACTGGCAGGACCAGCCAGAGGACAGTCGTCAGTCGGGCAGCCTTAACTGGCAAGACCTAGCTGAAGAAGGCCGCCAATCGGGCAACCTCAGTTGGCAAGACCAAGCTGAGGAAGGCCGCCAATCAGGTAAGCTCAGCTGGGATGACAGCCAGTCCGATAGTTCTTTGGGGGACTTGGACGAGTTAGAGGCTGACGACCCCATTTTCTCTGAATTGGAAGAGCCCGAGCAGGGCCTTTTCCGCCAGGAGGAGTTGGAGCAGGACCCAGAGCCTGCGGACTACCAGCCGTCCATGGACTTCAACCTGGACTATCAAGTTGACATTCAGCAGCTTTTGGCCCCGCTCAGAGGCTTCCTGGATGACCAGGACCTAGAAGGGCTCATGACCAACCAAGCCCTCATGGCGCAAATTCGTCAGCATCACCAGGAAGAAGAATTAGACCGGGCCCTGACCCGCCTTGTCCTGACCCAGAATCGCCGCAAGCGCAAGCGGGTCAAGCAACTGGCCCAGCAATATGGCCTGACCCATTTGCTCAAGAAGAGCAAGCAGGGCTTCCGCCTGCCTTATTGGCCTATGTGGCGCCTAGTGCTTGCGGGGCTTGCCTTTTTACTGGCAGCGCTCTTCGGCCGCTTTAACGGTTCGGGTCCCAGCCATCCAATTCCGCCACGCAAACCGGCGGTCGATGTCGGCAAGTTGGCCGTCATTAGCTATGACCCTATTTCCATTCCGAGTTTTAGCCTGGACTTGTCCGGTCTAGATCAAATGGGGGAGAGTGGCCGTCTGGAAGGGCCAGAGGGCAATCAGAGCCTTTGGATTGGGGAAGAAGAGCGCCTGACCGGCATTAAGCAGGCTTGGTCGCTGACCCGGTCTGCCACCCTCTATCAGACCCAGTCCGGTTATGCCTTGCACTTACGGGCCAAGGACAAGCTGATCGACTTCAAGGACTACCAGGCCATGCGCCAGGTGACGGCCTTTAATGACCAGGGCACCCAGAAAACGGCCCTGATCGGCCAAGACAAGTCTAGCCAGCAATGGTACCTGGTGGACCTATCTTCGGGTCAGGTTCTGGCCGTCATTAGTGGGACGGCGCCTGAGTCAGGGGACACCAGCATAGGCGTCCACTACAGCCAGCAGGGCGACCTGGTTAAGGCCAAGTGGGAGCGCCTGCCCCAATAA